The nucleotide window tttttagtctGCGTCttctattccttatttttctattcacttttcttctcttttctttaacctcctccttctcctcctcctcctcctcctcctcctcctcctcctcctcctcctccttctcctcctcctgtttatccGCTCATTCTCCTTCAGCCtggcaaaaagaaaacgggctgAAATTTGCAACTGATATTGTCCGGAaggaagcttttttttctgagactTTGCAACTTTAGAGACATTGAcaggtttctcctcctcctcctcctcctcctcctcctcctcctcctcctcctcctcctcctcctttcgttgattattttcttcatcacagcctctcatatctctctcccttattttcttcacctctcGTCAGTTTTACAcatattacctctctctctctctctctctctctctctctctctctctctctctctctctctctctctctctctctctctctctctctctctctctctctctctctctctctcaatacattACCTAACCAATCCATCATgcttttcttatcctcctctcactctcctccatccctccctcccatttttctctcctcctttttcccaatattcctccatttctatcctctcctcttacttcctctctctctttatcttcttatcttcttcccacATGTATCCCTgtatcccttccctccatcatttcGCTTCTCTCTTATCAATCCCTTCATCCCATCCAACACTCTCtgtctcatcctttcttcttcttctttacctctctACTTCTTCATCTCAACTTTCCTCAgcttttttcttccctattttgTGTGGTTTcgtcgtatctctctctctcgctctctctctttctctgcttctttcttatctccacccttcttttttcgttttcctttttttttttattttgtattcatatttctcttgttacatacacacgcacgcatccGCATCCACATTTCAGTCACCGTActgtttcttctattcctcctcctcctcctcctcctcttgctgtttcttttctctcatattaCCACCAGCCTTTCAGCAGAACCATATACATTACTGACTATCTCAgtatcgtttttcttttcctttttttatcgtttttcttttcctttgttatgtACTGAGGAGACATGCGtggcaacaagaaaaaaaaaaagatgaaaaaataaacatgaacgaagaaagaaagaaagaaagagaattggATGCTGCAAAATAAGAGAAGacggaaaagtgaaggaagggcaGAAATGAAGGagcacaaagaaaggaagagagaaaaagtaatggTGAGATACTTATGACGACGAAAGAGGATGaatgttaaagaaaatgaagacgaaCATGGAACTTAATTAGAAGggttattaaagagagagagagagagagagagagagagagagagagagagagagagagagagagagagagagagagagagagagagagagagagagagagagagagagagaaaggcccccaccaaaaaatatcgaaaaataacgttcacttccctttccccaccaaaaaaaaaaaaaaagtagaaaaagaagaaaatccttGAAAATACCCTTTAAACCACCGTCACTTTCCTCTATGGGATTCTCTGAGCGTGACATGAAGCGTGACATTAATCATAACATTGGCTCTGACTCAGCGTGATCATCCCCATCAGTTCTGGGATACGGAAGGGCGCAGTCTTTCCAGTATTCCCTCAGAGTATTTTAACATTTCTGCCTTGCGGTGACTCGTGTGTCCATGTGAGCCCCGTTGGAAAGAAGGAACTCCCCGCCGCGGTGTCACATCATACagcgactgccacgtgtaggtcttcTGGTTTGTTTATGTTCACGTGTTCAGTGTTGAGTAGGGTAATTGAGTGTCACTGAGGAGATAacaaggaattggttctcagtcggagtggtagatgaatggaatacacTCAGTTATCAGGCTACGAgtattagtgctgagtcatttcctcctcttcttcttcgtcagcTTCATTGACCTGTCCTTATACGTTGCGTTTGATGAGTTTAGtgatgagtcattagggagttttaaaaggtTAGACATACGAGTAtttataggtggaaataagtgggtatgtttcacacagggactcccacgtgtagacctgacggcttcttgcagcttccattattttctgttatgttcttaattcccattttctgttcctgATCGCGGCACGCCCTTCTCCAATAGCTGTCTccgtgtctgtctctgtctggaCGCTGGTGGCCATTTCTCTGGAGCGCTTCTACGCCATCTGTCAGCCTCTCCGCTCGCGCCGCTGGCAGACAGCTTCCCACGCTTACAAAGTGATCGCTGGCGTGTGGGCGAGCTCCCTGCTTCTCATGACCCCCATCGCTGCCCTCTCCACCCTCATGCCCGTCCGTGGCGAcccaggtgaggcgaggcgtgaGAGACTGCCAGGTGTTCGTTTAAAGAGAAAGGGAACGCGAAAATATGGATGCTGACTAATGGACTGAGTCACGAATaggttgactgactgataaaaaaaatgacagagtgataactgattaattgattgatagattgattgaatgactgacagaGTGATACTacagtgaagaaaaggagaatctgaaaagaaaaatgttgattAATGGACTGATTCActaatagactgactgactggtggaaAATTTGACTGAGTAATAGAAGCTTGACTAAGTGATGAAGAGAATATTTGTCTTGTAAATGCATTCATTGGCTGATAGATGGAATGGTTGACTGAGACacagatagactgattgatagatatttaaactgactgactgatggatggatgggatgGCTGGTAGGAGAGACACGCAGACTTACAAACAAGGgtggggaaacacacacacacacacacacacacacacacacacacacacacacacacacacacacagagagagagagagagagagagagagagagagagagagagagagagagagagagagagagagagagagagagagagagagccaaaaacaatatcacacacacacacacacacacacacacacacacacacacacacacacacacagagagagagagagagagagagagagagagagagagagagagagagagagagagagagagagagagagagagagagagagagccaaaaacaatatcacacatacacacacacacacacacacacacacacacacacacacacacacacacacacacacacacacacacacacacacacacacacacacacacacacatcacctcacctcacctcacctcgttCAGGTCGCCACAAGTGCAGAGAGGTGTGGGCCAGTCTGGAGGCGGAGAGGACCTTCACCATCCTCCTGacggtgctgctgttgctggtgcccTTAGTGGTGATGGCCGCTGCCTATCTGAGGGTGGTGCGGACGCTGTGGCTCGGCCCACACCTGTCGGGGGCTGCGACGAGTGGAGATGGCTCCCTCCGTGGCggtgagtaggagagagagacggggagaggggggaagtaAGAGCATAGTTTTTCCTATCATAAATTTTTGAAGTCTATGATACGTCACCGcgtccttgatttttttttttttgccctgcATGTGTGAAGgctggattattattattattattattagtagtagtagtagtagtagtagtagtagtagcagcagtagaagaAGTAATATATGCTATGGTATTCGCAATATTAGCAATCGTGATGAGGTACGAAACGATGTCAACAAGTATTATGTGACAAGTTGGAAGGAAGATCAAAGAACCAATTGAAATCCTCGGTGGGCCGGTGAGGAGCAGCGTGATTGGCTCTCGCAGCAGTCCGTCTGGGGTTCATCTTGCTTCTTTTCATTGCCTTACACTCCTCCTGTAATTAGTGATCGCCTCGAGGGAAAAACTCTTCTTAATTTGGTGCTCTCCTGACCTCATAAATTTGTTGACGATTCAGCAAAATTAAGAATTTCACAAATTGATAACTAGACggataaatagagaaaatgaaatagacagatagatggatgaatagatggatagatagatagatagatagatagataagaggGTTTCTTAAATTGGTAAATGGAGAAACggagatggacagatagatagattggtgGTATGTtacaggtaggtagataggtaggtaagttgagagagagagagagagagagagactgagagagagagagagagagagagagagagagagagagagagagagagagagagagagagagagagagagagagagagagagagagagagagagagagagagagagagagagagagagagattattatagTAATATTTCACTTCCGTAATTACCCCTTCAGGAGCAGCGtcagaagaagagaatgggggCCCTTCCTCGCGCCTCTCCAGAGTCTCAGTAAGGTgagtgtcaggaggaggaggaaggaagagaatgaggtcCAAATGGTATCCAGTCAGGCGTCATGGAAACTCTTTTTCTCTTGAACTGCTATTCGTCATGTGGTAGATCAGGATAGAACAGTAataaggctcctccccacctactCACCTCCTCCAGTATATGAGCTGGATGGAAAAAGTTCTGTAAATACCAGTGCTGGATCTTACTAGTAATTCCATGCCAGTATTCTTTATTCCTGTAACATGTCGTTGGTGGCGGTAGCAGCTTTAGTAGCACCAATAGAGCTAGTGTtaattagtagcagtagtagtagtcgtggtggtggtggtggtgaaggcggcAGCTTAACAAACCTTCATCAGGTTCCGGAGGGGGGCCGTCACGGGTGGAGCGTGAGGTTCCCAGGGGCAGTGGACAGCAGCAGGTTCAAGAAAACGTGGACTCCAGGAACAATACACTGCAGGCACCAGCTACGACCCTCCTGCCCGCCCCCGCTTGGGCCACGTGTGCTGCGAGAGTAGGCGCGTCCCCAACAGGCAGGTCACAGAGGTGGGAGGCAGAGAGCAGCCCGCGGTGGCGGCCGCTGCGGTCGTCCCCAGGCGCAGCGTAGCCTGGTGGCCAAGCGACGCGTCATTCGAATGCTGTTCGTGTTGGTGGCGGAATTCTTCATCTGCTGGACACCGCTCTTCCTGGTGAACCTGCTGTCTCTCTACATCCCCCGCCAGGTGTATGCCGCCCTCGGCAGCTTCGGTGTGTCCCTGGTGCAGCTGCTGGCGtacctctcctcctgctgcaaTCCTCTCACTTACTGCTTCATGAACGCCAAGTTTATCCAAAGTTTCAAGCTGGCCTTCGCCTGCACCCGCCGTAGACCCTCAGCCTCGCTCCGCGGCGTGGCTGTCGTCAGCAGCTTCCACACCATGGGCATCAATAATTATCACCAGGATCCCCTCCCCTGCGCCGACCTGTGCCGggactctcttcctcctacaggaACGGCGCCACGCATGACACAGTCCTGCAGGGCACCGGCGTgtagtggtgcagtgtggtgtggcaAGGAGCTGAAGGAGTGTGCAGTAGTACCTGAGCAGGTCTTGCGTGACCTTAAACGAAAGAGCTTGTATCAGAACTGTCCGGGTGAAGTCTCCTCGTTGTGTCGAGCAGTGCGGAGTAGGCTTTGGTTCAACAGTGGCAGTGTCGCGAGGCACGAGGCACGCTCCAGCAGGCTGCACGGTGGTGAAGTTTATCCTCGTTGGGACCAAAGGGTCCTTGTAATGTAGAGAGTGAATAATTGCCTCTCGCCGCGTCACCAACATCAAAGGCGCGTGAGAAGCGGCGTGAGGTGCGAGGCTGGGAAAAGAATTCATTAAGCCTGGGGAAAAGTTGTGACACTAATTGGTACAGTTTTCCCTGAGCTCCATAATTTTACTGTGCTGGAAACTTTTTGGTCCATGTGTCAGCGCGGCCATGCACACACACTGGAAGACACCGGCGTGAAGCGAGACTCCGCACAGGCTGCGGCGGAGGGAGGCGGTGACAAAGCAGTGgctggaggaggaacaggacgGATATACGTAATCTAAACCTGATGGATGGGAGCAggccatggagagagagagagagagagagagagatgatgagagagagaggagagagagagagagagagagagagaacgtgcaaAACCCTCCGTTACAAGCCTCATCACATCAGTATCTTGCCGATAACCGTTAATTCAATTCCAATCCCAAAATAACGAGGCTTTAAAGATCCACGTCTTTAAAATTTCATATGGTGACTAAAATAAACTCATAATAATAACCCAATCCTCGCTTCTTATTATGCTATATTCCAGTGTTAAGCACCTATTCACGCCAACGACTCGCTTGGTCGTCTGTGTTCGTGTTGAGTGATTGGACAGGAAGGACTGCTGGAGAATGACAGTAGCTGTCCTGGATACGTGGCGATTGTGTTAGGTAACTTTTGTGATAGatgttcatgtatgtatgtatttcttgCTATACATGTAAAATACTGTtagatgattctctctctctctctcctctctctctctctctctctctctctctctctctctctctctctctctctctctctctctctctctctctctgatttattgTCCTTGAGCCAATGGACGGAGAGGATGAGGCATGTGTGGTGTGGACTGGATGGTCTCAACACTCCCCAACCAGCAGTCTTATGAGCACTAATCTTTCTTCCGAAGATTTATAGCTGGCCATCACGACACC belongs to Scylla paramamosain isolate STU-SP2022 chromosome 29, ASM3559412v1, whole genome shotgun sequence and includes:
- the LOC135115636 gene encoding LOW QUALITY PROTEIN: cholecystokinin receptor type A-like (The sequence of the model RefSeq protein was modified relative to this genomic sequence to represent the inferred CDS: deleted 1 base in 1 codon), with the protein product MVSLPALVPLPGVLAAVAAAEVTTQDTQERSTFPPSPSSVLYFPLLSTSHSSPHGLPTSPHASFTSSMPSIPPRALSTSTFPPSTSLQHSRPSSLLSSPRLSPSKRKFPAIEVMPTQRVNLRELTGGGRCWEREWVRIVGFSLIFVVGVVGNVLVVVTLLHHRNLRSLTNVFLLNLAVSDLLLGVFCMPFTLVGSLLQDFVFGALMCRLIPYMQAVSVSVSVWTLVAISLERFYAICQPLRSRRWQTASHAYKVIAGVWASSLLLMTPIAALSTLMPVRGDPGRHKCREVWASLEAERTFTILLTVLLLLVPLVVMAAAYLRVVRTLWLGPHLSGAATSGDGSLRGGAASEEENGGPSSRLSRVSVRFRRGAARPQQAGHRGGRQRAARGGGRCGRPQAQRSLVAKRRVIRMLFVLVAEFFICWTPLFLVNLLSLYIPRQVYAALGSFGVSLVQLLAYLSSCCNPLTYCFMNAKFIQSFKLAFACTRRRPSASLRGVAVVSSFHTMGINNYHQDPLPCADLCRDSLPPTGTAPRMTQSCRAPACSGAVWCGKELKECAVVPEQVLRDLKRKSLYQNCPGEVSSLCRAVRSRLWFNSGSVARHEARSSRLHGGEVYPRWDQRVLVM